CGGGAGGCCGTACGGGAGGGGTGGTTCGCGCACGCCCCGTCACGCCCCGCGGGCGGGCGCGCTCGCCCCGTCCCGCCGACTGTCACGTCCAGCTGTGGGCCACGTCCACCACGAGGCGGTCCGAGAGCTGGAGCACGCGGAACGGCAGTCGGGCGCGGATGCCGACGCCGATCTGGGTCTCGCCCTCGAAGCTGCCGGCGAAGCGGGTGTCACGGAAGGTGCGGTAGCCGGTGAGGTTCACACCGGGCAGGGGGCGGCCCACCACGCCCGGGTAGGCGACCCCGCCCGTCTCGGGGTCGTAGCTGGGCGCGGCGATCCGGATCTCCAGGATGGCCCCGCCCTTCACCGGGATGGGGTCGCCGGAGCCGACCTGGTGGAGCCGGTCGACGTACTGGACCCAGTAGCCGAGGCGGTCGCCGCCGCCGGGGACGTCGAACACGATGCGGTCGAAGCAGTCGTGCCGGCCGGTCCTGATGTTCGACAGCGGCACGGCGCCGCTGTCGGGGCTGCCCTTGACGCCACTGCCCCAGCCGGTCGGGCAGGCCGCCGCGGCCCGCGCGGCACCGCCGGGCGCGGCACTCGCGGTGGCCGCAGCCGTCCCGATCGTGGTCCCCGCGAGCGCGAGCGCCAGAACCAAGGATCCGATTCGTCGCATGTCGTCCCCCCTTGTTCGCACAACGCTTCGTTAGCGCTGATATCGGATGAGACGACCGGGTGTGACGGAAGGTTGTACTCCGATCCCCACGGAAGTGTCCCGGTTTCGGAACAGCGGGACTGCGGGACTGCGGGACACGGGAGTGGCGGGCGGCGGGCGGGCCCCGGTTACTTCTGCGCCACGGGCGAACCGTTGCGTTCCGGGTGGCGGCGGCGCGGTGTCGGGGGCGGGGACGGCACCTTGTGGAGGAGGGGAGCGGGGCGGGTGGGGGTGGAGGGGCGACTCACGTACTGGCTGTGGAGGCTGTCGTCGATCCGCCAGAGGATGCCCGTGGTGCGACCCGTCGGCGCCGCCGGGTCGAGCTTCGCGGTGAAGGACGCCAGCCGCTCGTAGAGGGTCCGGGCCCGCGCCCCGGTGGCGGTCAGCTCGGAGCCGGTCGCCTCGTGGAGCGCGTCGAGGAGGTGGACCAGGTTGTGCCCGGAGAGCTGGACGTCCTGCATGCCGCCGTCCGCCTTGGTGATGCGGCCCGGCGGCAGGTTGGGGTTCGCGGTGAAGTGGGCCGCCCTGGTCGCGGTCGGGCCGACGCGGTCGTACGGGTCGCGGGTGCTCTGGGTCCAGGCCGGCTCCCAGACACCGAACGCCGTGCGGGCCAGGAACGTCCAGGTGTCCTCGTGGCAGCGCAGGGTGAGGTACGAGACGCCGGCCGCCCGCCGGAGGGTGTCGTTGTGCTGTTCGAGGGCCACCCGGTTCGCGGCGAGGGCGGCCCGCAGCACCACCCGGTCCTCCTCCCGCCAGCGCCGCTCCTGCTCACCACGCTGAGCCAGCAGATCCCGTTTCAGCTGCTGGTTCCTCGCGTACTGCTCGACGAACGTCTTGATCAACGTCTTGACTGCCTGGAACATCTCGAACATGGCGCCTGCTGGGGTCGGGCCGGACATCCTGGGGTTGCAGCGGCCCAACGACGTTCATCAGATCTTGGTAACGGCGACAGGCGAACGCCCGACCGGTGACCGGCGTCCCGCGCGCTCACGCCGGGGCGGCCCCTCCAGGGCGGAACGGGTCGACGCCCGCCCCGGACAAGGCGTCTGAGTGTCCGTCAACTGTCTTCGTGGGCAGCCATGTTGAGTGGCGAGCCGCAACGCGGGCGCGGCGTCGGGGAGTCACTGTGGAATTCCTGTGGCGGACTGCCTTACGTGTGAGTAGAACGTTAGGGTCTGCCCTATGAACGCACGGCTGGCCCTGCTCAGCACGGTGGATCCGGGTGTCGCGGAGAGCGAGGTCTTCCGGCTGGCGCTCCAGCACGCGGTCGGCGAACTCGGCGCCCTCGGGGCGATGATGCACCTCAGGGGCCCCATGTCGGCCCTGCGTCTGGTGTCGGTCACCGGTCTCCCGCCCGCCCTGACCCGCCCCTGGGAGATCATCGACCAGGAGGGCCCGCTGCCCCCGGCCCGCGCCCTGCACCAGGGCAGCGGGACGTGGTCCCCGCTGGGCTCCATGGCCCTCGCCTGGCCCGGTACCGGGCTCGCCGCGTTACCCGTCTCCGGCCGCGAGCGCACGGTCGGCGCGCTGACCGTCCTCACCGGCGACCGGGGCGAACCCACCGGCCTGCAATGGGACTTCCTGCGGGCCGTCGTCGACTGGACCGAGGACCGCATGGCCCAGGCGTCCCCGCCGACCGGCCCCGCGCGGGCCGAGACGGACGCCGAGCGGCTGCGGCAGGCGCTGAAGGAGGTCAGCGTCGGCTCCTGGGACTGGGACATCCAGAGCGGCGACCTGATCTGGGACGAGGCCGCCCTGCACCTCTACGGCACCCGGCCGGCCGAGTTCACCGGCAAGATCGAGAACTGGATGCGGATCGTCCACCCCGACGACCTCCCGTCCACCCTGGCCGCCGCCGAGCGGGCGATCCGCGACCACACCGTGTACGAGGCGGAGTACCGCGTACGGCGCCTCGACGGCACCTGGGGCTGGACCCGGGCCCGTGGCCGGGCCACCTACGACGAGGACGGCGCGCCCGACCGGTTCATCGGCGTCGGCTGGGAGAGCGACGAGGCGCGCTCCGCCCGGGACGCGGTCGGCCGGGCCCTGCGGCACATGAGCGACGGCTTCCTCGCCGTCGACGACGACTGGCGGATCACGTTCGCCAACCTGGTGGCGGAACGCACCCTCGGCCTCTCCGAGGAGGAGCTGTGCGGACGGCACCTGTGGGACCTGCCGTCCGTGCGCGAGACGCCCTGTCTGGAGAGCCGCTGCCGGGCGGCGGCGGCCGAGGAACGACCCGCCGGGTTCGACGTCCATGTGCCGGGCCGCGACCGCGTCTACCACCTGCGGCTGGTCCCCGGACCCGACGGCCGCACCATCTACTTCACCGACGTCACCGAGCTACGCCGGCACGAGGAGGAGCGCCGCGAGACGGAGCGCGCCGCCTCCGAACGGGCCCACCGCATCGCCGCGTTGACCGCCGCACTCGCCAAGGCGACCACCTCGCAGGACGTCGTCGACGCGGTCGCCTCGCGGGTGCTGCCGCCGTTCGCCGCCAGCGGCCTCCTCGTCCAGGCCGTGGAGAACGGCCGGCTGCACTGCGTCGGCGCCGTCGGCTACGCGCCCGACTTCATCGACCTCGTCAACCACCGCACCAGGAGGCCGTACGGCCCGGCCTGGGACGCCATCAACACCGGCACCCCGATCTTCATCTCCTCACCGCAGGAGTACGCCGCCTACGTGCCCCAGCACGCCGACCTGCTCGCCCGCGCGGGCAAACAGGCCTGGGCGTTCCTGCCGTTGACCGCGTCCGACCACACCTTCGGCGTGTGCGTCGTCTCCTTCGACCGGCCGCGCCGCCTCACCGACGAGGAGCGCACCCTCCTCACCGCCATCAGCGCCCTCTTCGCGCAGTCCCTGGAACGCGCCCGCCTCTACGACCTCGAACTCACCCGGTCCCGCGAACTCCAGCGCGCGCTGCTCCCGCAGGACCTGCCGGCCGTCGCCGCCTGCGAGTCGGCCGCCCGCTATCTGCCGGCCGGGCAGGGCATGGACGTCGGGGGCGACTGGTACGACGTCATCCCGCTCTCCAGCGGACAGGTCGCCCTCGTCGTCGGCGACGTCATGGGCCACGGCCTGTCCGAGGCCGCCACCATGGGCCGCCTCCGCACGGCCGTGCACACCCTCGCCGACCTCGAACTGCCCCCCGACGAGATCATGGGCCACCTCAACGACATCGTCGGCTCCATGGGCGAGGAGTCCTACGCCACCTGCCTGTACGCCCTCTACGACTCCACCACCCAGGTCTGTTCCCTCGTCCGGGCCGGGCATCCGCCACCGGCCGTGGTCCTCCCCGACGGCACCGTGCGCTTTCCCGAGTGGACCGCCGACCCACCCCTCGGCGCGGCCGAACCACCCTTCGAAACGGTCGAGTTGAGCGTCCCCGAGGGCAGTCTGCTGGTGCTCTACACCGACGGGCTGGTCGAATCGGCGAGACGCGGCATCGACGACGGCATGGCCGACCTGGCACGGCTGCTGCGCACCGCCCACGACGACGGCACCGCCGCCGATCTGGAGCGCCTCTGCGACACCCTCACCCACGGCCTGCTGCCGCCCGAGCACGCGGCGGCCGACGACGCGGCCTTCCTCGTCGCCCGGCTGCACGCGCTCACCGACGACCGGATGGCCTCCTGGTCCCTCCTCGACGACCCGAGGGCCGCGGGGCAGGCCCGACGCCACGTCCGCGAACAGCTCGCGGCCTGGGGCCTGGACGAGCTGGCGCCCACCACCGAACTCCTCGCCAGCGAACTCGTCGGCAACGTCGTACGGCACGCCAGGGGCCCCGTCCGGCTGCGGCTCCTGCACGGCTCCGCGCTGGTCTGCGAGGTCTTCGACGGCAGCCTCACCATGCCCCGCATCCGCAGGGCCGGCGACACCGACGAGGGCGGCCGGGGGCTGCAGCTGATCACCGCGCTCTCCCAGCGGTGGGGCACCCGCTACACGGCCACCGGCAAGTGCATCTGGACCGAGCAGTCCCTCACCGGCCCCGACCCCCGGCCCACGCCGCCGTCCGGGCCGCCGGAGCTCTCGCTCCTGGTCCCCGCCGACTTCGACGGCGACCTGGACGCGCTGCCCTTCGACGACCCGGACGGCGACGGTTCCCTCGATCAGCAGGTGCGGACGGAGTAGATGGGCCCCATGGCCACCGTCACCGTTCGGCCCGTGCCAGGGCCCTCGCGCGTGGTCGGATGCCGCAGGTCGTGCCGCCCTCGAGGAGGTCGACGCCCAGGGCGGTGACGGTGTGCAGCACGGCACCGCCGATCCGCCGGCTGGTCAGCAGCCCCGACTCCCGCAGCACGGCCACATGGTGGCTGACGGTCGCCGGGCTGAGCCCCACCCGGGCCGCCACCTCGCTCGTGGTGCGGCCGTCGGCCACCTCCTCCAGCACGGCCGCCCGCGCCCGGCCGAGCAGCGCGGCGAGGGCCTGGTGCGTGCCGGGCGCGTCGGGCGGCGGTGCCAGCCAGCGTGGGTCGTGGGTCACCGGGTGCACGAGCACCGGTGGCAGCGAGCCGTCCTTCAGCACGATCGGGCCGGGCCAGCAGAAGAAGGAGGGGATGATCCGCAGCCCGCGCCCGTCGAGGTGCAGATTGCCCTGGAGGTGCGCTCCGGCGACGTGCAGCACCGGCGCCGACCAGCGCAGACTGGGGTGCAGCCCCGCCGCGAGACCGGAGAAGCCGGACCGCAGCAGGGCCCTGGCCGCGACTGACCTGGCGTCGTCGAAGCGGGCCCGGACATGGGTCCAGTAGGGGGCGACGAACCGCTCGTGATGGCGGCGGACCAGACCGGCGAGCCCCCGCAGGGCCTGGGTGTCGCCGTCGGCGAGCGGTCCCGCCCAGCCCGGCAGCGGGCGGGCGAGCGACAGCTCCGTCAGGTCGGTCCGCAGCCGGGCGCGGGGCGTGGCGAGCATCGCGTCGAGGCCCGCCTCGAAGCCGCCGGCCGCCCCGGCCGGGGTGAGGAAGTCCGCCGAGTAGCCGCGTGGCGGGGCGAGATGGCGCAGCCTCGGCAGCTCCGGGTCGAAGTGGCCGCGCGACGCCCGGCGCCAGCGGCCGAAGACGAGGGCGCCGTCCCGGTTCTGCAGCAGGTGCAGGCTGAGCAGCCCCTCCCACAGCGGGTCGGGTTCCTCGGCCAGGACCACCCTGGCCAGGTCGTCGTACGTGAAGTGGATCCGCAGCCCCACCGGCCCGCTCCCCCCAGATCCGTGCGGCACGACGTGCCGCGGACGTGTCGCAGACATGCGGAACCCCGGGGCGCTCGCCGTGGAGGGGCGGGCGCCCCGGGGTTCGTGTCGGTCGGTCAGCCCGTGGACCCGGGGGCCCATGGGGTCGAGCAGGTCGGTGAGCCGGTCACCGAGCAGGTCGGCCAGCCGGTCACCGATCCGGTCAGCTCGCGGCGTCCATGCGCTCGACGCGCTCGTTGACGCCGTTGCGCAGTTCGCCCAGGGTCGTGCCGGGCGGGGCCGTCTTCGGGGTCGAGGACGGCGGCTGGGTCTCGTCCGCGCAGGTGGTGCCGGAGGCCGGGACCGTCAGGTCGACGAGGTAGTTGACGACGGCGTCCGTCGCGCAGCGGCTGCGGCCGAACGCGGTGTGGCCCTCGGCGTCGAAGGTCAGCAGCGAGGCGTTGTCCAGCTGCCGGGACAGCGCGACCGCGTCCTGGTACGGGGTGTCCGGGTCACCGGTGGTGCCGAGGACCAGGATCGGCTGCGAGCCCCTGGCCCGGAAGGAGCCGTCGTAGCGGCTGACCTTCTCGGCGGGCCACTGGACACACGCGGTGGCGTGCTGGTGGTCGTAGGTCGGCGGGCCGAACGCCATGGCCGGGCCCAGCAGCGGCGCGTCCTTCGCGTTGGCCGTGACGTTCCGCTCCAGCTTGCGCAGGCTCTTCGGGTACTCCTTGTCGACGCACTCCACGACCACGTTCGGACCGAGGAAGTCGAAGCTCGCCGGGGACGGTGGCCGCAGCAGGAAGGAGGTGTTGTCCCGCGCCTGCGCCTTCTTCAGCGCAGCGCCGAGGGAGGGCCAGATGACCTTGCCCTCGTTGATGTTGAACATCAGCCGGTAGACCAGGGTGTAGCCGTTGGCCTTGCCGCCGCTCGCCGTGGTGACGGGGTTGGCGTCGAGGTCCTTCTTCAGCTGCTCGAACGCCGCGCGCGGGTCGCCGTCGCCGAAGCCGCAGATCGCCGGGTCGGAGGCGCACCAGTCGAGGAAGCGGCTCATCGAACCGTCCAGCGCCTGGTACTGGGCCCGGTCGTACGCGTAGGGGCGGTAGGCGTACTTGTACGGGTCGTACGCCCCGTCGAGCGTCAGCGCCCGCACCCGCTTCGGGAACATCGCCGCGTAGACGGTGCCGATGTACGAGCCGAACGACCGGCCGTAGTACGTCAGTTGCTCCTCGCCGAGGGCCTGACGCAGCAGGTCGATGTCGCGGGCGACGTACTCCGTGCCGACGTACGGCAGCAGGCCGCCCGAGTTGTCGAGGCAGGCCTGGTTGAACTCGGCGGCCTCGCGCAGCGCCGGGCCGAAGGCGTCCGGTCCGGGGACGCCCTTGGCGTCGGTGACGGCCTTGGTGTAGCGGGCGTCGTCGAAGCAGGTGAGCGCCGAACTGCGGCCGACGCCACGGACGTCGTAGCCGAAGACGTCGAAGGAGTCGCGCAGGGCGGCCGGGAGGCCGGCGTGGTTGTTGCGGACGAAGTCCACACCGGAGTTGCCGGGTCCGCCGGGCTGCATGAAGAGTGTGCCCTTGCGCTTCGCCGGGTCGGCGGCCTTCTTGCGGACGACCGCGAGCGTGATCTTCTTGCCCTGCGGCTCCCGGTAGTCCAGCGGGACGTCCGCGTTGGCGCACTCGAAGCCGCCCTGGCAGTCGGTCCAGGTGAGCGTGGGCACGGGCGGCGGCGGGGTCTTCCCCGACATCGGCTTCTGCGCCGTGCTCTGCGCGGCCATCGCCTGGGTCGCGGTCCCCGTCGCCGCGAGCACGAGCGCGGTGACGGCGGCGCCGACGAGTCTGAGACGCGAGGAACGTCTCGGTGTGTGGTGGTGCGTAGGCATGGGTGTGTCCCCCCTGAGCGGTCAGAATCCCCAAGTCCCCACTGGTCGGTGTGGGGTTGGGGACTGTCTAACTGAAGAGAGGGGAAAAAGGCCAGAGAGGTGCCGTCGTGGCCGAGTTTCCGCGCAATCTCTCCACTACCCGACAGTAGTTACCGTCTTCGATCAACGCTTCGTACTCTGGGTGGCGTCCCTGGCCGGTGATCCAGTGATGGGCCCGGCCGGAACCCCCCACGATCACGAAGGAACCGCGCACGTGTCATCCAGGAACAGCCGTCTCAGGGTCGCCTTCCTCGCCGTGGCGGTCGCCGCCGCCGGTCTCGCCCTCGCGGGGCCCGCCTCGGCCGCCACACCGCAGCCCACCACCACCGTGTCCACGGCGCCCCAGGCGTCCGCCATACCCGTCGACTTCGTCGACCTCGCCACCAGCCCGCTCACCGCGGACGGCGAGAGCCACGAGGTCACCGTCACCTACCGCAACGACTCCGGCGCCGGCCGGACCGTCGCCCCGCAGCTCCTCGTGGAGTCGCCGGACGCCGGCCCGTTCCTCGACCCGTCCGACGTCCGGGTCGAGCGCCGTACCGCCGGCGGCTGCTGGAAGGCCGTCGACCTCGGCAGCCAGACCGGCACCCTCTTCACCGACCTGACCACTGCCCGGCGCACGCTCCCGGCGGGCGCCACCCTCACCGAGGTCTACCGCGTCACCGTGACCGACCCGGCGGCCGAGGGCACGGTCCACCCGAGGGTCGCCCTCTACTGACCGCGTCCTGCGCACCGCCCACGACCGGGCCGGACCCCGCTCTCCGCAGCGGGGCCCGGCCCTTCGTGCTTCGTGAGCGAGACTCCCCGGAACTCTCCTGTTGCACCTGTGGCCGTGGTGGACACGTAGGGGCAGAAGCTACGGAAGGACGCCATGCCCATCGACTCCGAGGCCCAGTTCACGGACGTGTACCGAGCCCACTACGCGGACGTGCTGAGGTTCGTACGCCGTCGAGCCCACCCCATGAACGTCGACGACATCGTCGGCGAGACGTTCCTCGCGGCGTGGCGCAGGCGAAGTGAACTCCCCGACGACCCCCGGCCCTGGCTGTTCGGCACCGCCCGCAAGGTGATGCTCAACGACAGCCGGGGCATGCGCCGGCACACCGCGCTCGCCGTCCGCGTCCAGCAGGCCGCCGAGACCGGCGGCCGCACCCGGGCCGCCGACCCGGCCGCGCTGGTGGACGGCCGGATGGACCTCGCCGCCGCCTGGCAGGCGCTCACGCCGGCCGACCAGGAGGTCCTGGCCCTCCAGGTGTGGGAGCGGCTCTCCGCCAAGGACGCGGCCCAGGTCCTCGGCTGCACCCGCGCCGCGTACGCCATGCGCCTGACCCGGGCCAAGCGCCGTCTCGCCGCCCGCCTCGACACGGCCACGGCCGCCGCGCCCGCCCTCGCCACGACGTTCTGAGCCTTCCGGACAGGAGCACCCGAGTCATGAACAAGAACGCGCACGACACCTCCGCCCCGCAGGACACCCTGCTCGCCCGCCTCGCCCCCCTCGACGCCGCGCCCCCCACCGAGCCGACCGCCGCCGAGATCGACCGCGAGGAGACTCTGCTGCGTACGATCCTGGCCGACACCGAGCCGCCCGGCCGTTCGGTGCGCCCCGGCTCCCGCCGCCCCCTGGTCCGCCGTGTCTCCTTCACCGTGGCCGGCGCGCTGACGGCGGGCCTCGCCGTGCTGACCGCAACGGGCGGACTGTCCGGCCTGCCCGGCTTCGGCTCCCAAGGCCCCCTCTCCTCCGCCGGGTTGGCGAGCTGGACCGGCACGCCCAGCAGCCTGGAGTCGGCCGGTGAGGAGGGTTCGGCCGCCGAGAAGGTCTGCCTGGACATGACGAAGGACTACGGCTCCGGCCCCGTCGGCGTCAGCAACGCGGACATCCGGGGCAGCGTGGCCTCGATGGTGGTCAGCCGGGGCGGAGACGCGGCGTACTGCCTGGCCTCCTCGGACGGCGCCGGGATCACGATGGCCGTCTCGCCGGCGCTCGACCTCCCCGCCGACGGCATCGAGCTGGACACCTACGGCGCTCGGGGCGAGGGCTCCGGCCAGGTCAACTACGCCGTGGGGTCCGTCGGTTCGGAGGTCGAGAAGGTCACCCTCAAGGAACAGGGCCACACCGTCCAGGCCACCCTCCAGGACGGCCGCTGGACCGCCTGGTGGCCCGAGGGCGACCCCGACGGCCTCATCACCGGCACGACCACCCTCACCTTCACCGACGGCACGACCCGCACGATCAAGAGCCCGGAGCTGCCGTAGCCGGACACGGCGGAGGGGTGTGTGACAGGGCGGACGGGTGTGTGATGGGCGTCACACGCGCCCGTGTCACATCCACCCGGGGTCGGTCCGTCCTTGTGTTGTCACCGCATACGACGACACTAGGAGCCCGCCATGGAAGCGCGTCTGAACATGTTCGCCAGCCCCGTCACCGGCAAGCTCGTCAAGCACCTCGTCAGCGCCGACAAGGTGATCAACGAGACCCAACTGCCGCGTGACCTCCAGGAGTTGGTGAAGATCCGGGCCAGCCAGATCAACGGCTGCGGATACTGCCTCGACATGCACACCAAGGAGGCCGCGCACGCCGGGGAGACCGCCCAGCGGCTGCACATGGTCGCCGGCTGGCGCGAGGCCAAGGTCTTCACCGACGCCGAGCGCGCCGCGCTGGAGCTGACCGAGCAGGGCACCCGGATCGCCGACGCGGCCGGCGGCGTCCCCGACGAGGTCTGGGAGAACGCGGCCAAGCACTTCGACGAGGACCAACTCCTCGCCTTGGTGGCGCTGATCGCCCTCATCAACACTTTCAACCGGCTGAACGTGATGGTGCAGCAGCCGGCGGGCGACTACCAGGTGGGCATGTTCGGCTGAGCCACCTTCGCACATGAGTGAACCCCCGCTCCGTTCCCATGGAACGGGCCGGGGGTTCACTGTCGCGGGAGGTCGGTTCCGGGTCAGTCCCGGCGGCACCTGCCCACGTCGATCCGCACGATCTGCGGGTCGTGGTCGCTGGCCTGGTCGGCGAACTCGGCGTTGATGTGCACGACGTCGTAGTCGAAGTGCGTGACGGCCGGGCTGGTCAGGATGTGGTCCAGGGTCTGCGAGTTGCCCTCGTAGACGTAGGTGTAGCGCTCGGCGGCCGGGAGCGTGCTGATCAGCGGGTTGAGGACCTTGCCCGCGGTGAGCGCGGTCATCGTCTCCGAGAACTCGAAGTCGTTGAGGTCGCCGAGGACGACGGCCTTGGCGTCGCGGTCGGCCTTGAGCAGGTCCTTGACGAAGGTGTTGACCTCGGCGGCCTGCTGGTGGCGCTTGGCCTCGGAGGAGCGCGTCGGCTCCTGGTAACGGCCGTGCAGGGGCTGGTCGCCCCCCTTGGAGCCGAAGTGGTTGGCGATGACGAAGACCTGCTCGCCGTGGAAGACGAACTCACCGACCAGCGGCTTGCGGCTGCTGTCCCAGGCGTCGCTGGTGGGGTCGATCCGGCCGGGGGAGTAGGTGAGCCGGGCGCCCTTGCGGGTCTTCACGACGCTCGTGGCCGTGGTGGGCGTGGCGGCCTCGGCGCCGGCCCGGTCGGTGAAGGAGACCCGCTTGGGGTTGAACAGGAACACCTGACGGATGTTGCCGCCGGGCTCGCCGCCGTCCTTGTTGTTCTCGGGGGCGACGTAACGCCACTGGTAGCGGGGGCCGCCGGCCGCGCGGATGGCGTCGGTGAACCGGGTCAGCGTGGCCTCGGAGGTCACCGTCCTGTCGTTCGTCGCGCCGTTGTCGTCCTGGATCTCCTCCAGCGCGACAATGTCGGGCGAGGCGAGGCTGACCGCGACGCCCTCGGCGAGGCGGTCGAACTTCTCCTGGCCGTCGAGCGCGTCCAGGTTCTCCACGTTGTACGTGGCGACCGCCAGCTCGTCGCCCTTCTGGCGCCGGGTCTTCTCAGCCTTCAGTCCGCCCTCGACGAGCATGCCGAGCTGGGTGGCCTGGAGGTTGTAGCCGCCGAAGGAGGAGTAGTCGAGGGGCCCGCCGGTGGTGCCGGACAGCTCGTCGCCGACGTTCGCCTCGGGGAACGCGGTGGCGGTGTCGAGCGACATCACCTTCATCCGCCCGGTGTTGGGCTGGTCGTAGGCGGAGTAGAGCGTGCCGCCGCGCGGCGTCGGGCTCTCCTCCTGCTTCACCGTCACCCACACCTCGTCGTACTCCGTCGTCGCGCCGACGACCCGGGTGTCGGAGGCCTGCACCCGCGAGCCCTCCAGCGCCTCGTAGAAGTCGAGGGCGTAGACGGCCGGTTGGAGCGGCAGCGCGTCGATGCTGCCGCCACCGGCCGTGGGCACGTACGCGTCCGGCACGCTCGTCGCGTCCAGGGTCACGGCCGCCGGCAGCGCGTTGCCGCCGGACAGGACGGTCGCGGTGGGCCCGGTGATCTCGGTGACGGACTGGCTGGTGGTGCTCGGGTAGTACTCGGTGACCTTGCCGCTGACGAGGACCGAGTCCCCGACCGCCACGGCCGGGTCCGCCGACCCGGTGTAGACGAAGACACCCTCGCTCGTCCGGGGGTCGCCGTCGGCCTGCGGGTCCTGGATCCAGTACCCCTTCGAGCCGGACTTGCGTACGCCGGTCACGATGCCGGGAACACGGGTGACCGTCTGCCCGGTGAGCGGCGACAGCCGGGTGGTGCCCTGGATGTCGTGCACACGGACGGGCCCGGGCTCGGTGGACCCACCGCCGCCCCCGCCTCCCTCACCGTCACCGTCTCCGTCGCCCGAACCCGGCTTCTGGCCCGCCGAGTTGACCGGGGACGGGGCACCGGACGCGAGGTCGGTGGCGTTGTCGTCGGTGTCCGCGAGGGAGGCGGCACGGGCCACGGAGGCGGTGTTGGAGGCACCGGCCGCCGGGCCGGAGCCCTCCCGGACGACGGCGCTGCCGTAGCCGACGAGGTCGACGACGTTCGCGTCCGCCGCGCAGTCGGCGGCGGTCTTGCAGGTCAGCGCGGTGGTCCCGGCGACCAGGGCGATCGTCCCGCTCGTCGCGCTCATCGCGATCGACCCGGTGGCGTCGGCGGTGGGCAGGGCGGTCGTCCCGCCGGTGCCCGCCGCCTCGGCTATCAGATACCGGCCGCCGGGCGCGATCGACCCGCTCAGCGCGGTCACCTGCCACTGCGAGGACGCGGACGGCGAGCCCGGCAGGTACTGCACGCTGTAGCCCGCCAGGTCGTAGGCGGCCGAACCGGCGTTCCCCAGCTCGACGAAGTCCCGGACCAGGGTCGCCCCCGAGTTCCCTCCGCCGCCGTACACCTCCCCGATCACCGCGCTCGCCGAGGGCGCGGCGAACGCGGCGGGCAGCACGCCGAACGCGAGGGCGCCGGCCGCGCCCACGGATATCAGCGGTCGGGCGACGCGACGCGCACGGGCGCCGCTTCCTGCGGGTCTGTCGGGCATGGGGGACATGGCCACGGCTGAGGGTCTCCTCGGGCATCGGGCATCGGGCGTCGGGTACGCCG
This genomic stretch from Streptomyces deccanensis harbors:
- a CDS encoding endonuclease/exonuclease/phosphatase family protein — protein: MPDRPAGSGARARRVARPLISVGAAGALAFGVLPAAFAAPSASAVIGEVYGGGGNSGATLVRDFVELGNAGSAAYDLAGYSVQYLPGSPSASSQWQVTALSGSIAPGGRYLIAEAAGTGGTTALPTADATGSIAMSATSGTIALVAGTTALTCKTAADCAADANVVDLVGYGSAVVREGSGPAAGASNTASVARAASLADTDDNATDLASGAPSPVNSAGQKPGSGDGDGDGEGGGGGGGSTEPGPVRVHDIQGTTRLSPLTGQTVTRVPGIVTGVRKSGSKGYWIQDPQADGDPRTSEGVFVYTGSADPAVAVGDSVLVSGKVTEYYPSTTSQSVTEITGPTATVLSGGNALPAAVTLDATSVPDAYVPTAGGGSIDALPLQPAVYALDFYEALEGSRVQASDTRVVGATTEYDEVWVTVKQEESPTPRGGTLYSAYDQPNTGRMKVMSLDTATAFPEANVGDELSGTTGGPLDYSSFGGYNLQATQLGMLVEGGLKAEKTRRQKGDELAVATYNVENLDALDGQEKFDRLAEGVAVSLASPDIVALEEIQDDNGATNDRTVTSEATLTRFTDAIRAAGGPRYQWRYVAPENNKDGGEPGGNIRQVFLFNPKRVSFTDRAGAEAATPTTATSVVKTRKGARLTYSPGRIDPTSDAWDSSRKPLVGEFVFHGEQVFVIANHFGSKGGDQPLHGRYQEPTRSSEAKRHQQAAEVNTFVKDLLKADRDAKAVVLGDLNDFEFSETMTALTAGKVLNPLISTLPAAERYTYVYEGNSQTLDHILTSPAVTHFDYDVVHINAEFADQASDHDPQIVRIDVGRCRRD